In Amphiprion ocellaris isolate individual 3 ecotype Okinawa chromosome 5, ASM2253959v1, whole genome shotgun sequence, the genomic stretch acataaaaaatgtaatatcaatATAGTGAGTGGTAATGTGCTGTTTAGATACCCAACCTTAACTATCACAAGACAATCATGCAGTAGGTgctgttcacctgctgctcaaGCAGCTCATCACTGTCTTAGCAGGTTAAGGAGATGGAAGGACATGCACTCAGCTTGTTTAGGAACTGGCAAACAGAGTCACAATCAGAATTTCTGAATGAAAcctgaaaatcagaattttgaaACAGGTTCTTTATGCCCAACTGTAGACCTTGACTCTGTCCAGGGTAACACAAAAATCCCTTAGACAGCTAATAGAAAATTAAATACTGGCTGAACAAGGAAATATTCCTTCACAACCGAAGAAAAAACCTAAAAGAACTATTAGTTTGCATGACTTTTGGTGCTGCAGCTTCTCATCCAATGGAATGCGAGCAGAGTGGGGAGTAAAATCAGACTAGTGACACTGATCATTCTGGTTGCATCAGGGGATGACAACCCAAAGGGACAAAGTTCATTCTGAGGAGAGGGAACCTACCCTCTTTGTTGTTGTGGATGATGTTCTTGCAGAGCAGGTCATTGTGGCAGAGCACTACAGGAGAGCCCAGAGTAGAGAGATGCTCCTTCATCCATGCCATCTCCTGTTCCAGCAACGCCTTACTGGGAACCTCCTGCTGGATTCTGTACAGGAAAAGAAATGTAGAAAAGGTCAGCTTTTCACACACTCCCTTGCTCTGTTGTGACAGTGATATCAAGTGTCTGCAAACACAACACTGGCCCCACATGCACAGCAATGGAAAGTGACAGGAGAGGCTTCACTAGCTGTTACTGAccaacttcatttttttttttttttttttatatgaacaTATGTGAAGGTAAAACAAGTGAGACCAACATGCATAGCAGCACACAGGTTCAGCCTTCTGGCTCTTAAGAACACAGTTATGGATAAACGAGTCCTCAGTGGATCCTCATGGTGCGGCAGTGTTTAGGTCACTATGGTTAGAATACTTTGCCTTCTAACATGTGGTTTGAAATCTGACTGATAATATTTGATTAGTCATTTAAACCATACAGTGCTTAAAATGCCATTCATGCATTTCCCATGTCTGTATTTATAGAACTCCCTGCTAGTTTTCCATGTGTGTGCACAGGACACATGAATGCACCGACTGTTCAACCCAGGTCTGATACATGCTTTGATGCAATCAGATCAACAGCAGAAGGATGTTTTGAATTTAACCGTCTTATTTTGAATTAAGTGCTTTAGTGTATTTATTAAGGtacacagggaaaaaaaatataattttaatgcaaacacaacaaaaaagaacaaacaaatgaattcacacatacattaaataaacaacagTAAAGGAATGATCACATCTTGTGATACATTAAATAGAGAAAGCAAGTAAACCCAGGGGGTGATCAGGGTGCCACACAGTGCTGGTCTGGACTGAGTATCACTGGATGGGGCCACCCCAACATCAACCTGGTTGCCCTTGGTGCCGGCTGCTTGGAGTGCAACACCTAAGTGGAGGTGCTGGGGGTCACAGGGTCGGGGGTGTTCTAAAGCATGGAAGCCTGTCTTGCAATGACAATCACCAACTGTTGTCCACCACAGCATCCACCAGGGTGAGGACGCATAGGGACACTATTGTCAAGGTATAATAGGTTGTTATGAGTTGGGGAGGGAACACACTTGGAGTAGTTCATGGAAACAAGTGTGCATTTTGTGAGGTGCCTTCATGGCTGTTTACATTTAATGCATTGAAGTGAAACCATTGAACACTGTATCAAATAATTTAGTTTTCGCTATGGATAAAGTGTCTATTGCTGGGACATATCAGTATCATTTGACTTGAGCATGATCTGAAAGTGTATTGACTAGTGGAGGAAGAATTAAGCAGCTGAGTAAACATCTTGGCCAACCAAGTCCAGAGTGCAAAGCTAGAACACCTCAACTCACAGTAATGAGCTTAAAAGGCTTCATTGACAGTCAGCTTGACAGCAGGAGATGACAGAAACCCTGGAGGGAGGCCGGATCAAACGCACAAACATGCAGGACACAGCCTCTGCTTGGAGTTTTCAACCGTTCCAGGTGAGACTAAGTCAGTGGACTTAGTCTAAACTGATCCAACACTCTTGATGGCGGGAATTTTGAAATTGCAGTCTGCATCAGACCATAATATTACACATAACAAAGAcctttaaaaatatctagtgacaTTAGAGCTTCTCAGACTGCAGTGCATCGAGTGTCAGCTGTCCAGGACCAGGACACTTTAGCTGTTTGTGTTACCATAGAAGGGAGCCTGGTACATAGAGCTAAGTGAACATCTGCTGGCTAGCTGCATTCCTCAGACTCCCTAATCTAGATGGCTGTTATTGTTTCAGTTATATAAACCACATGTTGGACTTAATCTAACAGCATTGGAACAAAGGTATCAGCTGTAATTAGACAGCTGGCCAGGTAATAGAACAGTCTCAGCTCCATTGGTCCGGTGTCCAGATGcaacccaaaccagctccaGCCTGAACTCTAAATGACTGCCCTTCCTCTTTCCCACCAATAGACATGCTAAAGCATCTCAAAGAGGAAACATCATGAgagtttcatattttccattacTTATTTAAGAATGTGAAAATTGACTATATTCTAAGACTCGCATAGACTCCCAGGTGTTTGAAGCGTGAAGTTTCTGCAACTTGTGATAACTTGGGGTGTCATGTCATCTGCTAGTGTTGGTCCATCTCCCAGGAGATTTCAGAGCGCTTCATGCTTCCGCCTTCATGAAGATGCCGATTTCAGTTTCCAGCAGATCTTAGCATGTGGCCACAGTGCCAAGACTACGACCACACGGTTTGCTGACCATGATATTACTGTGCTTGTTTGGTCAGACaactcacctgacctgaaccccaCAGAACTGAATATGGgatgaggaagatgagaaacacTGAACCCTGAAATACAGATGATTGCAAGCAACAAGGGCTTCAATAACACCCCAACAGAGCCACAGGCTGACCACCTCCATGCCATGCCACATTCATTCAGTAATTCATGGTAAAGGAGCCTGGATGAAGTATTGAGTGTATAAGATTTTCATGATCTATAAGCCATAAtcatcaaaacagaaacaaggtTTGAAATGTTTGACTTTACATGTATTGAATAGAGAACAAATGaaagtttactttttaaaatgaaattacaaaaaaaaaattgtatatcTAATTTTTGTCAGATGTATTAGTCCAGTTTCATAAAATCCACTTGTAGGGATCAAATGCTCTAACCTTACTGGATGTGTATCAGCCCGGGACTCAAAAGTTGCTCCCAGAGTTTCTAGAAGTTGTATAATCTCGGGTTTTACCGTCTGATATATTTATCACATCACCTGATGCAGCTTTAATTGCTAATGCTCCTTTCTTCTGTACTCAACTACATTGTATCAGCAGGCTTTCATTTGCCTCCAATTCCAGGAAAGAGTGTTATACTTTGTGTTTGCCTACAACCACATGAACAGAATAGAATCACTCAAACTTTAGTTCTTGGCAAAACTACTTCTGTCAGTTTTCTTACAAACAACCACAGCATGTGGCATGAACCCTGTCAATAAAGACGCAAAACCACACCGACCTGTCCACCACGCCACTACATCTACACAGTGTTCTCTGATGATATCAGGCTCAGGGCAAATTGCCTCTGTCCTCATAACTACTGTTACAAGCAAATGTGTACTATTTGCATCGTTATCACAGTATGTGGAGAGGAATGAGCAAAAGGCAGCAGAGAAGCATGAAATCACCTGGCATTGGACGCCTGGTCGGTGAACTCTGTGGCCACAATGGAAAAGTATTTTCGCATCTTGATCCACAGGTTGGGTTTTGGGATGCAGCCATTATGTGCATGGATGGCGTGGATGCGAGCCATTTCTCTGGCTATCAGTCTGAGGGGAGAACGAAAGAACAAGGATATCATCGTCACTACATAGAAACATGACGTGGCTGCATTACAGGGTatactttattaatctcatgCTATTAACAATCCAAATTATTCAGGAACAAACTGTCCTCCTAAAGCCTAAGGAGTTGTTTATCTGCAAGGTTAGATGAGGACAAGTATCTCATGCAGAGTTCCTGGAATTGGGTGAattagaaaaactaaataaatcagaTCACACAGACTAAAGTGACTGTTGTAGCCAGGAGAAACATTTCTGCACAAAACTATCTGGAACTGTCTCTTCATCACCTGTTGTTGGCAGTAGGGCGCTTCTACTATTTGCATGTGACTCACACAGGTTTACTGcatttgcatcttttctgtGTGACGacaaagaataaaatgtgtgtCTACTCTTCTATGCATAAAGTAGAAACCACAGCTGGCACAGTAGGCACAGGTGGCATCTGTCTAGTCACGTGACTCTATCATGCTCTGACCTGAGCAGGGAGGGATCCCTGACATCCTGCGTCCCAAGAGCATCTCCTTGCATAAACTCATAGCAGATGCCATTTTGAAAGGTGCAGTAGAGACGAGGAGCACAACCGTTAGCATGTAGCACCTGCagcagacacagaaaaacatgagaatTAGGTACAGACAATTCTGACACACCTGTTGTTTaactgacacaaacacagcaacactACCTGAAAGCTTTTGAGCTCATTGTCTCTGTCCACAATCAGCTCTGTCTTGTTCCCATACACTCGGACCAGGACAACATCCTCCTGACTGTCGTCCACATAGCAGCCCACCAGCTTGTTGGTGGTTCCATCAGTAAAGAGCTGGTAGAAGAggaaaaataatagtttaatcTCTCACACAGAATTTCTGACAGAgtgcttttttgtcatttggcaAAGCTGTAAACTCTCCATCAGCCACTACAAACTGTATTTGAATCTTTAGGGCAAAAGTACTGACAGGATCCTGCTGGAATGCAGGGAATTCTTTTGTTCCCCACAAGAATCCCATTTTTGAGGGCCTAATCGTGCTCAAAAACTCATTGAAATTTGCAAACACATCAGAAATGGCgacaaatttgacattttatgggACTTCTTGCACATTTGTGTAGTAAAGCTGGGTGCTGTGGAGCCTCCCTGCGAAATTTGCAACATCTACTACAGGCAGGACATCTCACCTACATCTACCAAATTTAGTAGACGTATATAGGACGTCcggacacacaaaaaagccagTAGCAGCCGTACCCTAagcccaacaggaagtccaccaTTTTGCTTTAACTGTGagattttctgctatttttgctcattttcagggGTTAACTCCTCATATGGGGTAACTCCAAGAGATCACAAATTCGGCCAGTCTATACCAGGCCTTAATGATGAAAAGCTGTCAAATTCATttacagtcatagcgccacctgccGGCAATAGgaaatgacatgttttacactttgatgtactattacATCAACATTCCAAGACAATATATAGTCCAGAGACCCTTtctcaaagctgtaaatttggtaaaaCCATCGCAGAACACAAAACTCacatccaaatggaacatctgctgatcagACGTTTACTTCAAAATGACCACTCACAGCtctcttggagacaacaggacGTCTCCTACCTCCACCAGAAAGTGATAAGAGTCATAAAGTGCCAGCTGTGAGAATAACCACACCTCTTGACAAGCAGAGATTGCATTCTTCATGGTGACCTTCTGATCTCTCTACCTGACTCACAGAACTTAATATGCAGGAATGAATTGAACAGTTTATAAATCAGAACatgacagaaatgcagcatcactgGAGTGATGACctggactcagtctctgatTCCAGATTGATGAGGACCAGTATGGAAGAACAACACCTCacatctgaagtgtttgtggagaagcacacaagacacaaagacccccttctctctgtcactgcaataaaagacacaaagactctTATTCCAAacacatactgtaaataaacttcttcagtcttatttttcttGCTATTGAATGTATATGCTTGTGTTCTTAGTTATATTAGAAGTTTACTTTTATGGATCCTTAAACTCCACAGTTTGTATGCAtgtttactctttttaaattatctcAGGAACAGTACAAGATGAGCATATTATGTTTGATATCGTTTTGATCATCTCAGTGGTGTTTTagatctgtgatcatcatagatatttaactaaAGAAGTGAACTAAAAGTAAGTTCTACAGATATCTGTCCTGTGACCTCTCCTGGAGCTCAACACCACCCCatgggaggaacacatccatgattggttagatgctgatttgaatttggctccaaaatTTTCTGTCTAAAAGAAATTCACCGCAATGCAACAAGAgctcagagaaaaaaagaagtgttttttGAAATGGGCTCTTTCATTAAGACTTAAAACAAAGGCTTAAAACTGAGCTCTTTTATGAAAGGGCTAGagctttattcattttaatcataaaatgtgatttctaCAATTATGTGGTGCGGCCACATATTTTTGCTACATATAATTATATTTCCATGTATGAGGCTATTTCCACTACAGCATGCCTCGGACTGGATGTAGCATTACACACTTTTACCATTAGATACTGGGCACTGTATGAAAGGAATTGGCTCAACATAGAAGACATTTAGCTtacatttggttttatttaatgaTGTGGAAAACATATATGACTTAACTAgaacaaatgtattttctcatATCCTCTTTGGGcacccgcgaccctagtgaggattaagcggtgtatagataatggatggatggatggatcctcTTTGGGCAGCAGACAACAATGCTGCAACATGTGCTGTGCTTCTCACCAAACTCAGTGACAACTGATGCCAAAAAATGTAAAGGGCAGTAAACTGGCAAGGTGAGAGAACAGGTAGGAGAAGAATACATGTGACATAATGTGGTATTTCAGACTTCTTCTTGCACTTCTTTTCTCTTGTTGCTTACTTacaaattactacaaaaatatACTCCTTCCTTAAGGATTGCATTCGGAGTGCCTAAGTTCTAAACATGGGTGGAGTCCTCCATGTTGTCACTGAGTGGTGCTGGGATGTGAATCAAAAGGCCTCCTCTGTAATCACATATACTGAAAACAGGAATCTTTAAAATCTGTTAATGATGAAGCTTCTGCCTCAAACCTGTTGTGAGGTCGGCCCTGCTTCTCCAGAGTTATATTGCAAGACGCACGTGTTTCAATGATTGTGATCAATTCAGACTTATAGGACTCTTTGGAAACTTAAAACTGCCAGGATATACAAGGTCGTTACAAGcatatgtaaacttttgttcatgactgtagCCAGTAGAATGTAAATGCCACTGCAGAATACTGAGACTCTCTTCAGTTAAACCTGTGGCATATGGACTTGGAACACAGGatttagctgttatttttcaaaacagcagcaaaatgacgGAGGCAGATTTTAACTGTAGTGCTGATGTCTGTGTATATGAGCTGACAGGCAGAATATACTGCTTCCTTCCTGATACTCAGTAATGCAGCTCTTCATAGGGAGCTGAAGGACATCAAGCTATTTGCTCTTACAGTTTATTTACCATGAATCAGACTACAGGAACATTAAAACTGACTGGTTAGGTCACATGATATTTCCTTGAGTGTTTATCATTAAATCTGTTTCAGTAGATCACCTCCCATCTTAAAATCCTTCATGCCAGTGTAGTCAGTGATGCAGAACTAATGGCTATACAACTACTTTACTGGCTTATAATTCCAGTTCAACATGGTAGAATGTCTTCTTTAGACAGAGAAAATTAATTCTGATAATCATCTTCTAAAAAAGTACTTGCTACTAATCTCCTGCCTTTTCACACCAAGATTTCATTCAACCAGTTCTTCCCACTGCAgcaaacacaataacaacataCACAGCCTACATCTGCCCCGGCTCGGATGTTCAATCACGCATATCTGGCATTCCACACGTGGCTGACCACAAAGATGGGCGCGCAGGCATCCCTGTTATGACACAACATAACAAACATACATGACTGATCCCTTCTGCCTGCCACACAATACACCACTAAGACCAGCGATCAATACACTGAGAGACAGCAATGAGCTAGAGCCAAACATTCAGACATACACTGCTTGTATGGGACAATGACGGTGgtactgttttattatttttccctGTCATTAAGTCTTTGTTGTGTAGTGTGGCTGCTTAGCCT encodes the following:
- the etnk2 gene encoding ethanolamine kinase 2, with product METQIHVPVGSPVIRKIPIFVDEQNVAEGAMKLIKELRPAWDPSHVKTKLFTDGTTNKLVGCYVDDSQEDVVLVRVYGNKTELIVDRDNELKSFQVLHANGCAPRLYCTFQNGICYEFMQGDALGTQDVRDPSLLRLIAREMARIHAIHAHNGCIPKPNLWIKMRKYFSIVATEFTDQASNARIQQEVPSKALLEQEMAWMKEHLSTLGSPVVLCHNDLLCKNIIHNNKEGHVRFIDYEYSSYNYQAFDIGNHFNEFAGMAELDYGLYPSQEMQMTWLRVYLQAYKLFTKKTEEVSPRELETLYVQVNKFALASHFFWGFWALIQAKYSSIDFDFLGYAVLRFNQYFKTKPAVMALQIPE